The genome window GTTGTAGCAGGTCACAGGATGTTCACTGTCAATGTAGtaataccacagtgtagaaatactctaTTACAAGGAAAAGTCATGTgctcaaaatattaaataagtaGTTTTACAAAAGTATTCATAGAAAAAATTATATAAGGTGccaaaagtacaagtactcatGTAGAATACTTAATATTCAGAATACTGTGGCGTTCATCACATTAATGTCACAGCTGTTAAAGTTTGAGCTAAACTTAATCTTGTACTTACTTGTACtctttaatttactgtaatctATAGTAATATTCCAAAATAATActttgtatattatattttgtatttaatattctgaaaatgaaaatagtcTTCAGAGTAAAAGTATCATAACATAATAAAGTACTTAGAATACCTAGTTACTTTTTACCCCTGGTGGTGTTTAATAATACCCAGTGAGGAATATGACATCCAGCCTTTGCCCCCCCCAGCAGTCAGGGGAACCAAGACCTGGTTTTAGTGTGGACCATCAGATCTCAGTACCTGCTGGGAGTTGATGCAGTGGCTCTGGTGTGTGTGGAGTGATGGGGGGTGGGAAACAAAGGCTGCAGGAGCAGGGAGGTGGGTGTTTTTGGGGACCAGAGAACGTCCCTTTCATTCCTGCTCGCCTGGCGAATGCCAAGCGGAAGGCGACATGGGGTCACAGATACCCGTGCAGGCTCGGGGACAGTGCTGGGTATTCAGCCGAGGtccaaaccacacacactgaggaaTTTCTGTGATCTGTGTAACATGAGTCACTGTTGTCCTCCCTCGTCCTTTTACATGAAGCACTTTTTAATATGATGTTAATGTTCTGTGTTCCAGGTGACTGCAGGCTGCCCAGTGGTGTGTGAGTGTCCAGCGAGGCCCCCGACCTGCCCCCCAGGAGTCAGCTCTGTGCCGGACGGCTGCGGCTGCTGCAAGGTGTGCGCCGCGCAGCTCAACCAGGACTGCCACGAAGGGCGACCCTGTGACCACCACAAAGGCCTGGAGTGCAACTACGGCAACGACGTGGGACGGACGCACGGCATCTGCAGGGGTGCGTACACCCCAGAGGTGGAAGTGAAGGAGGCGAGGGAGGGGTTAAAGACTGGGGTTGAGTGAGGGAATGTGTAACTTCAGGGTGGGGAATCTGGTTTCCGCGCCAAGCGGCTGGAGAGTCTCTTTGAGGTTTGAAGCTCGTGCCACATTTCGACAACAGAGCACCTTCATGAGCTGCGACTGAAACCGGGCCAAAGCCGGGATTTATATAAGTAGTTCagtgtgtacacaaacacacacaggggtATTTTTATATGGCTGTTTATTTGGGGGTGTTCCTATATAAAGGGGGGTATCCGGGGTGTTGTATGGGGAGTCCCACTGAGGCAGCGAAGGGGAAGAACACTGTAAACAAGTTCCTCTCTGGTCTAAGAATAGAGCTCCATAAATCTGGAGATAGagtctctgcctctctgcacATATTAAAGGCCGAGCagctttatttatacagcacattTCATACACCGGCTAATTCAAAGTGCTTCACgcaaatatgaatatgaatatgaagatatatatatattgttagatgtaaacacaaatatgaaaatgtaacaatataaaaactattaaaaatctaaatcagatGCATTAGAATGAACCTCATGTTGTTATATGATGAATACACACTGACTATCTACTGGTACACGTTGtagacacagcagctctgctctcagtCGGGGCCTCGTGCTGCACGtgtgaacaaaacatttacacaaagtgGTTTGTTGTGGAAATGGATcaaattctgtttttatactttaataACATCACATCAGTAAAGAGCCACCTCTGGTTGATTGGAGGGAAGAGTCTGGGCTCCAGCATCCAGAGTTGCCCCCTCCTGCATGCACCTTGATTTCAGCAGTGTCTTGACCaacttgtcttcttcttctccccccTCAGCGAAAGCAGAGGGACGCTCATGCGAGTACAACGGGCGGATTTATCAAAACGGAGAGAACTTCCGCGCTGGCTGCGAGCACCAGTGCACCTGCATCGACGGAGCCGTGGGCTGCATGCCCCTTTGCCCCAGCCACGTGCCCTTGGCGTCCCCGTCCTGCCCTGCCCCACAGCTGGTCAAGGTGCCCGGCCAGTGCTGCCTCAGCATCGACTGCCACAGAGGAACCACCGTCGTGCCCCCTGCACACCGACGACCCCAAGCTCCTGCATACCCGCCTTACCCTTTCATCCCCTACCCGGCCTACCCCTACCCAAAGCCTTATCCAAAGCTGTACCGCAAGCTGTACCCCTACAAACCCAAGAAGGAGAAGGACGCCCTGGGCAACGAGCTGGTGGAGGGGGGCCGCAAGTGGGACAAGCTACGTGGAAACAAGCACCTGGCGGGTAAGACGGGGTGCCGCCGTGTCGCCTCACAGCGTCTGTTTCCTGTTCAgcatcatgtttatgttttagcCATTTTAGCCCCTGACGCACAAACGGCCCCACTGTGCGCCCCTCCctctgcgtctgtgtgtgtcagcgttTATGTGAGGCTTGTTTTCCACTGGCTCCTTGCACACCAGAggttctctccctctcacacagcACATACCTCTGTCACCCAGCGTTGCCTCTCTGTAATCACCCTCTCTGTGCGTCAGTGTTGCCTGGTCAGTGAATGAGGCCTGTGTGCCTCCgcttttccctctctctctctccctctcaccctTTTCCCCACAGTTTTACCTCTGCTGATGTTGCTTCTGTTGTCTGACTCTCACCCATTGTTCTTTTTCATCTCCACTAGCATGGAGGCAGGTGGGAGACCAGTGTACGGTTCAGACTACTTCCTGGTCTCAGTGTTCTCGGAGCTGTGGGATGGGCGTTTCCTCTCGTGTTACCAACGACAATGCCCGCTGTAAGCTGATCAAGGAGACGCGTCTGTGCAACATTCGGCCCTGCAGCTCCATGTCTATGCCTGTCAAGGTGAGGAATGTGTTTGGTGCTTTTCTATAAAGGGATAGATTGCACTGCTTCCTCTGATGACCCACAACTAAGCAGCGGAGCCACCAGGCTAAATGGATTCAGGAGCTCTCAAGGGGTCAGATTGGTATTAATATCATGGCATTTAAACAGCCTCCGCCCCTGAAACCATCTGTGGCCGGAGGCTTTTTTGTCTATTCACAGCTCTGTTGCTGAGCGGTGGGACGATGACAGAGCTGGTTTCTACCTACGTTCACGTCACGGAGTCCAGATGTGACTGGACTCAGTCGAACCGCCAAACGGAAACAGAAGCAACAAAACCTCAGAAACCGCTGGTTATGTTCTTAAATGCTGTTCTTATACGtctctgtttattttaccaGCTGCGTGAAGCCGACGCTGAACGACTGTCGATATGTGAGACAATAAAAACCCACATGAATCCTGATCCTGACAGCGGCCTCAGAGCCACAGATCTAGGACCACATATGAAACTGGTCTAGATCCACATTTGTTTTCAGGGTCAGATGAGTTGATCCCACTCTCTGTATGTCACTGTAAACTAGTTTTTAAACTTAGCCCACTCTGTGGCTCCGTCCCGTTTCAAACACTCGTCCACTTTTCATCGGACTCTCACGAAGCTGAAAGCTCGTCATCTGCTGCTCTGacctttatttagtt of Anabas testudineus chromosome 8, fAnaTes1.2, whole genome shotgun sequence contains these proteins:
- the si:ch211-106h11.3 gene encoding CCN family member 1; translated protein: MRTLLLCAVLQAVTVGLVTAGCPVVCECPARPPTCPPGVSSVPDGCGCCKVCAAQLNQDCHEGRPCDHHKGLECNYGNDVGRTHGICRAKAEGRSCEYNGRIYQNGENFRAGCEHQCTCIDGAVGCMPLCPSHVPLASPSCPAPQLVKVPGQCCLSIDCHRGTTVVPPAHRRPQAPAYPPYPFIPYPAYPYPKPYPKLYRKLYPYKPKKEKDALGNELVEGGRKWDKLRGNKHLAAWRQVGDQCTVQTTSWSQCSRSCGMGVSSRVTNDNARCKLIKETRLCNIRPCSSMSMPVKKGRKCSRTHKAPEPHRLSYAGCRSTRLYRPNYCGVCRDGRCCSPRRTRTASVTFACPDGERFNRSVMFIQSCKCSGECNHLNEAAMPPQRWLYGDTHKFID